The region TGAAGAGGCCGCCCGACATGTAATACATCTTGGCGGCATTGCTGATGATCTGATCGAATGCGACGAAGGAGAAATTGAAGCTCATGAACTCGACGACCGGACGCAGGCCCATCATGGCCGCTCCCACCGCCAAACCGGTGAACCCGGTCTCCGAAATAGGGGTATCGATCACGCGCTTGGGCCCGAAATGGTCCAGCAGACCCTTGGTGACCTTGTAGGCCCCGTTGTACTCGGCCACTTCTTCGCCAAGGATGAAGACCTTCTCATCCCGGATCATCTCTTCTTTAAGGGCCTGATTAATGGCCTCTTTCATTTCCATAACGGCCATCAGGGATTCCCCGCTTCGTCCATGTAAACGTGCTGCGTCAATTCTTCGATTGGGGGTTCGGGGCTTTCGTCGGCGAAATCCACGGCTTCCTGGACTTGCGACTTGATCTTCTTTTGCAGGTTCTTGAACTCGTCCTCGCTCAGCCCTTTGGACTCGATCAGACCGCGGCTGATGACCTGGATCGGATCCTTGGCCTTCCAGCTATCCACCTCGTCCTTGGTACGGTACAGGCCCGCGTCGGAAACCGAATGCCCGAAATAGCGATAGGTCTTCATGTGGATCAGGACCGGCCGGCGCGTCGCCCGGACTTCCTTGATGATCTCGCCCATGCGGTCATGCACTTCGTGGAGGTCCATGCCGTTGAGGGTGTAGCCTTTGATCCCGTACGCCTCGGCCTTGGAGGCGATATCGGTATTGGCGATGGCGCGGGTGCAGGCGGTACCCATTCCGTACTGATTGTCTTCGCAGATGAAGATGGCCGGCAGATCCCAAAGGGCGGCGAGGTTCATGGACTCGTGCAAGGTCCCCTGGACCGTGGCTCCGTCGCCGAAGAAGATCATGCTGACCGCGTTGTCTTCATCGTAATTGCTCTTGAAGGCCGCGCCGATGCCGACGCCGAATTGGCCGCCCACGATGCCGTGCCCGCCCAGGAAGTTATGCTCCTTGGAGAAGAAGTGCATCGATCC is a window of Fibrobacterota bacterium DNA encoding:
- the pdhA gene encoding pyruvate dehydrogenase (acetyl-transferring) E1 component subunit alpha, encoding MASTKNEVSSLTKEKLVEMLEKMLVIRHFEEASIKAYQQKKIAGFLHTYIGQEAVGVGTLAHKLPQDSVVTTYRCHGLYLALGGNPKAGMAELFGRITGCARGKGGSMHFFSKEHNFLGGHGIVGGQFGVGIGAAFKSNYDEDNAVSMIFFGDGATVQGTLHESMNLAALWDLPAIFICEDNQYGMGTACTRAIANTDIASKAEAYGIKGYTLNGMDLHEVHDRMGEIIKEVRATRRPVLIHMKTYRYFGHSVSDAGLYRTKDEVDSWKAKDPIQVISRGLIESKGLSEDEFKNLQKKIKSQVQEAVDFADESPEPPIEELTQHVYMDEAGNP